Proteins from a genomic interval of Amblyraja radiata isolate CabotCenter1 unplaced genomic scaffold, sAmbRad1.1.pri scaffold_1054_ctg1, whole genome shotgun sequence:
- the LOC116969704 gene encoding gastrula zinc finger protein XlCGF7.1-like — protein sequence MEDRMAGHNTEKRYECDVCGKACNYPSQLETHRRVHTAERLFDCSECGKKFTSSRILLRYNRMYSSERPFTCSNCGKSFKTVQYLNSHLRVHTGEKPYGCSTCGKNFAQLSGLRDHRRVHSSERPFTCNDCGKGFTSSTNLMKQQRTHTGERPYTCAHCGMDFTQSSQRLSHQRTYAGKRPFTCAQCGNSFTLSSGLLEHQCTHTGERPFTCAQCGKGFTRSSPLLSHQRVHAGDRPFHSPVCGERSAIASHALSHQSVHISGQPYECMYCGEQFDSSRGLRQHRRTHACEQLLPL from the coding sequence atggaggaccgcaTGGCGGGGCACAACACGGAGaaacgttatgagtgcgacgtgtgtggcaaggcctgtaattacccgagccagctggagacccaccggcgggtgcacactgcAGAACGTctcttcgactgctcggagtgcggcaagaaaTTCACCAGCTCCAGAATCCTGCTGCGGTACAACCGTATGTACTccagcgagaggcccttcacctgctccaactgcggcaagagcttcaagacggtgCAATACCTGAACTCCCAcctgcgggtgcacacgggcgagaaaccctatggctgctccacctgcggcaagaactTTGCCCAGTTATCGGGGCTGCGGgatcaccggcgggtgcacagtagtgagcggcccttcacctgcaacgactgcggcaaaggcttcacctcCTCCACCAACCTGATGAAGCAACAGCGCacacacaccggcgagcgtccctacacctgtgctCACTGCGGCATGGacttcacccagtccagtcaacggctgtcccaccagcggaccTACGCCGGCAAGCGCcctttcacctgcgcccagtgcggcaatagCTTCACCCTGTCCAGcggcctgctggagcaccagtgcacccacactggcgagcgccccttcacctgtgcccagtgcggcaagggcttcactcgcTCCTCCcctctgctgtcccaccagcgggtgcacgccggcgaccgtcccttccacagcccggtgtgtggagagcgctctgCCATAGCCTCGCATGCCCTATCTCACCAGAGCGTGCAcatcagtggccagccctacgaatgCATGTACTGCGGTGAGCAGTTTGACAGTtcacgggggttgcggcagcaccggcggacccacgcctgcgagcagctgctcccactgtga